One segment of Stenotrophomonas sp. SAU14A_NAIMI4_8 DNA contains the following:
- the pth gene encoding aminoacyl-tRNA hydrolase, producing MAGLRLIVGLGNPGSEHARTRHNAGFHFVEALAEKAGARWNVDSKLFGETAKVEIAGQTVWLLKPATFMNLSGKSVTAAQRFWKIEPEETLLAHDELDLPPGAVRLKFDGGHGGQNGLRDTMRLLGHGKFHRLRVGIGHPGHKDRVVGWVLGRPSKDDDVLIARAIDDAIDVLPLAVQGDFNEAMKRLHTPK from the coding sequence ATGGCAGGATTGCGACTGATCGTCGGTCTGGGCAACCCCGGATCGGAACACGCCCGGACCCGGCACAATGCCGGGTTTCATTTCGTTGAGGCCCTGGCTGAAAAAGCCGGTGCGCGCTGGAACGTGGACAGCAAGCTGTTCGGCGAGACCGCCAAGGTCGAAATCGCCGGGCAGACGGTCTGGCTGCTGAAGCCGGCCACCTTCATGAACCTCAGCGGCAAGTCGGTGACCGCCGCACAGCGGTTCTGGAAGATCGAACCGGAAGAAACCCTGCTGGCCCACGACGAGCTGGACCTGCCGCCGGGTGCGGTACGGCTGAAGTTCGACGGCGGCCACGGCGGCCAGAACGGCCTGCGCGACACCATGCGCCTGCTCGGCCACGGCAAGTTCCACCGCCTGCGCGTGGGCATTGGCCACCCCGGCCACAAGGACCGCGTGGTGGGCTGGGTGCTCGGTCGCCCGAGCAAGGACGACGACGTCCTGATTGCCCGTGCCATCGACGATGCCATCGACGTGCTGCCGCTGGCTGTACAAGGCGATTTCAACGAAGCGATGAAGCGCCTCCACACCCCGAAATAG
- the ychF gene encoding redox-regulated ATPase YchF has translation MGIKCGIVGLPNVGKSTLFNALTKAGIAAANFPFCTIEPNVGIVPVPDPRLGELAGIINPQKVIPTAVEFVDIAGLVAGAASGEGLGNKFLAHIREVDAITHVVRCFENADVIHVNNKVDPISDIETIDTELALADLDSVEKALNRAERAAKGGDKEAAARKPVLAKLQAALSDGKSGRSVGLDEEEKALVRDLFLLTLKPVMYIANVLEDGFENNPHLDAVRAHAAAEGAQVVPVSAAIEEELSQLDDEDRDTFLADLGLSEPGLNRVINAAYSLLGLQTYFTAGVKEVRAWTVRKGATAPQAAAVIHTDFEKGFIRAETIAYDDFIKYKGEAGAKEAGRLRLEGKEYRVQEGDVLHFRFNV, from the coding sequence ATGGGTATCAAATGCGGCATCGTCGGCCTGCCCAACGTCGGCAAGTCGACCCTGTTCAACGCGCTGACCAAGGCGGGCATCGCCGCGGCGAACTTCCCGTTCTGCACCATCGAACCGAACGTCGGCATCGTGCCGGTGCCGGACCCGCGTCTGGGCGAACTGGCCGGCATCATCAATCCGCAGAAGGTCATCCCGACCGCGGTGGAATTCGTCGACATCGCCGGCCTGGTCGCCGGTGCCGCCAGCGGTGAAGGCCTGGGCAACAAGTTCCTGGCCCACATCCGCGAAGTCGATGCGATCACCCACGTGGTGCGCTGCTTCGAGAATGCCGACGTCATCCACGTCAACAACAAGGTCGACCCGATCTCGGACATCGAAACCATCGATACCGAGCTGGCGCTGGCCGACCTGGACAGCGTGGAAAAGGCCCTGAACCGCGCCGAGCGCGCCGCCAAGGGTGGCGACAAGGAAGCGGCCGCGCGCAAGCCGGTGCTGGCCAAGCTGCAGGCCGCCCTGTCCGACGGCAAGTCCGGCCGTTCGGTCGGCCTTGACGAGGAAGAGAAGGCGCTGGTCCGTGACCTGTTCCTGCTGACCCTCAAGCCGGTGATGTACATCGCCAACGTGCTGGAAGACGGTTTCGAGAACAACCCGCACCTGGACGCCGTGCGCGCCCACGCCGCCGCCGAAGGCGCGCAGGTGGTGCCGGTGTCGGCCGCGATCGAAGAAGAGCTGTCCCAGCTCGACGACGAAGACCGCGACACCTTCCTGGCCGACCTGGGCCTGAGCGAGCCGGGCCTGAACCGCGTGATCAACGCGGCCTACAGCCTGCTGGGCCTGCAGACCTACTTCACCGCTGGCGTGAAGGAAGTCCGCGCATGGACCGTGCGCAAGGGCGCCACCGCCCCGCAGGCCGCCGCCGTCATCCACACCGACTTCGAGAAGGGCTTCATCCGCGCCGAAACCATCGCGTATGACGACTTCATCAAATACAAGGGCGAAGCCGGCGCCAAGGAAGCCGGTCGCCTGCGCCTGGAAGGCAAGGAATACCGCGTGCAGGAAGGCGACGTGCTGCACTTCCGCTTCAACGTCTGA
- a CDS encoding 50S ribosomal protein L25/general stress protein Ctc, translating to MSKTHEIKVTKRELQRKGASRRLRHAGVIPAIVYGGNAEPVAISLDHNEIWLAQQNEWFYASILDLNLDGQVQKVLLRDMQRHPYKQLIMHLDFQRVNENEALTASVPLHFINEDTSPAGKAADVVVTHELKEVTITCLPKDLPESIEVDLGELKAGDVVYLSNIKLPKGVEIPALALGKDHDDAIVTAKAGKGDAADEEAAAE from the coding sequence ATGTCGAAGACCCATGAAATCAAGGTCACCAAGCGTGAACTGCAGCGTAAGGGTGCGAGCCGCCGCCTGCGTCACGCTGGTGTGATCCCGGCCATCGTGTACGGCGGCAACGCCGAGCCGGTCGCCATCAGCCTGGACCACAACGAAATCTGGCTGGCCCAGCAGAACGAGTGGTTCTATGCCTCCATCCTGGACCTGAACCTGGACGGCCAGGTGCAGAAGGTGCTGCTGCGTGACATGCAGCGCCACCCGTACAAGCAGCTGATCATGCACCTGGACTTCCAGCGCGTGAACGAGAACGAAGCCCTGACCGCTTCGGTCCCGCTGCACTTCATCAACGAAGACACCTCGCCGGCTGGCAAGGCTGCCGACGTCGTGGTCACCCACGAACTGAAGGAAGTGACCATCACCTGCCTGCCGAAGGACCTGCCGGAGTCGATCGAAGTCGACCTGGGCGAGCTGAAGGCCGGTGACGTGGTGTACCTGTCCAACATCAAGCTGCCGAAGGGCGTGGAAATCCCGGCCCTGGCGCTGGGCAAGGACCACGACGACGCCATCGTCACCGCCAAGGCCGGCAAGGGCGACGCGGCCGACGAAGAAGCGGCTGCCGAGTAA
- a CDS encoding ribose-phosphate diphosphokinase: MQESPNLLVFSGNANKRLAQNICKELGVRPGKALVSHFSDGEVQVEIEENVRKQDVFVIQPTSAPSAENLMELLVLIDALKRASVNSVTAVVPYFGYSRQDRRMRSSRVPITAKLAAKMFSTAGADRVLTVDLHADQIQGFFDIPVDNVYASPLLLADIWRAYGTENLIVVSPDVGGVVRARAVAKRLDDADLAIIDKRRPRANVSTVMNIIGDVEGKTCVMVDDIVDTAGTLCAAAAALKARGALKVAAYCTHAVLSGPAVDNITNSQLDELVVTDTIPLKDAARVCSKIRQLSVAEMLAETMRRIAFGESVSSLYVD, encoded by the coding sequence ATGCAAGAGTCCCCGAACCTGCTGGTATTTTCCGGCAACGCCAACAAACGTCTGGCGCAGAACATCTGCAAGGAACTGGGGGTTCGCCCGGGCAAGGCACTGGTCTCGCACTTCTCCGATGGTGAAGTGCAGGTGGAAATCGAAGAGAACGTGCGCAAGCAGGACGTCTTCGTGATCCAGCCGACCAGCGCGCCGAGCGCGGAAAACCTGATGGAACTGCTGGTGCTGATCGACGCGCTCAAGCGCGCATCGGTGAACAGCGTGACCGCCGTGGTGCCGTACTTCGGTTACTCGCGTCAGGATCGCCGCATGCGCTCCTCGCGCGTGCCGATCACCGCCAAGCTGGCGGCGAAGATGTTCAGCACCGCTGGCGCTGATCGCGTGCTGACCGTCGACCTGCACGCCGACCAGATCCAGGGTTTCTTCGATATCCCGGTGGACAACGTGTATGCGTCCCCGCTGCTGCTGGCCGACATCTGGCGCGCCTACGGCACCGAGAACCTGATCGTCGTTTCGCCGGACGTGGGTGGCGTGGTCCGCGCCCGCGCCGTGGCCAAGCGCCTGGATGATGCCGACCTGGCCATCATCGACAAGCGCCGCCCGCGCGCCAACGTCTCCACCGTGATGAACATCATCGGTGACGTCGAAGGCAAGACCTGCGTGATGGTCGATGACATCGTCGATACCGCCGGCACCCTGTGCGCTGCTGCCGCTGCCCTGAAGGCGCGCGGTGCGCTGAAGGTCGCCGCGTACTGCACCCACGCGGTGCTGTCGGGCCCGGCGGTGGACAACATCACCAACTCGCAGCTGGACGAACTGGTGGTGACCGACACCATCCCGCTGAAGGACGCCGCGCGCGTGTGCAGCAAGATCCGCCAGCTCAGCGTGGCGGAAATGCTGGCCGAAACGATGCGCCGCATCGCCTTCGGCGAGTCGGTCAGCTCGCTGTACGTCGATTGA
- the ispE gene encoding 4-(cytidine 5'-diphospho)-2-C-methyl-D-erythritol kinase: MTAQIDADGWSWWPAPAKLNLFLHITGRRADGYHELQTVFRLLDWGDRIGLRLREDGQVRREGDGLAGVAEDQDLAVRAARLLKKVANVAQGADIIVEKHVPAGGGFGGGSSDAATVLVVLNRLWQAGLDEDALAELGLQLGADVPVFVRGRNAWAEGVGERLQPIALPAAWYVIAEPGVHVPTPALFADPDLTRDSPVAKIEDFASGALVGNVFEPVLRRREPAVEAVLAALSRIGRARLTGSGSGCFVEFDSQAAAEQGRAKLPKELRARVAAGVMRSPLLEALEQH; the protein is encoded by the coding sequence ATGACTGCGCAGATTGACGCCGACGGCTGGTCCTGGTGGCCGGCCCCGGCCAAGCTGAACCTGTTCCTGCATATCACCGGCCGCCGCGCCGACGGCTACCACGAACTGCAGACGGTGTTCCGTCTGCTGGACTGGGGCGACCGCATTGGCCTGCGCCTGCGTGAAGACGGTCAGGTGCGCCGCGAGGGTGACGGCCTGGCCGGCGTGGCGGAAGACCAGGACCTGGCCGTGCGCGCAGCGCGCTTGCTCAAAAAAGTGGCCAATGTCGCCCAGGGTGCTGACATCATCGTCGAAAAGCATGTGCCTGCGGGTGGCGGCTTCGGCGGTGGCTCGTCCGACGCAGCCACCGTGCTGGTGGTGCTGAACCGGCTGTGGCAGGCCGGCCTGGACGAAGATGCGCTGGCCGAACTGGGCCTGCAGCTGGGGGCCGACGTGCCGGTGTTCGTGCGCGGCCGCAATGCCTGGGCCGAAGGGGTGGGCGAGCGCCTGCAGCCGATCGCGCTGCCCGCGGCCTGGTATGTGATCGCCGAACCGGGCGTTCATGTTCCGACCCCGGCCCTGTTTGCTGACCCGGATTTGACGCGCGACAGCCCAGTTGCGAAAATAGAGGACTTCGCTTCCGGCGCTCTGGTCGGAAACGTGTTCGAGCCGGTGCTGCGCCGTCGCGAGCCTGCCGTCGAGGCGGTGCTTGCCGCGTTGAGCCGCATAGGCCGGGCACGTTTGACCGGGTCCGGAAGTGGTTGTTTCGTCGAGTTCGATTCGCAGGCTGCCGCAGAGCAGGGACGAGCGAAATTGCCGAAGGAGTTGCGGGCAAGGGTGGCAGCGGGCGTCATGCGTTCGCCACTGCTGGAAGCACTCGAGCAACACTGA